One Kitasatospora sp. MAP12-44 DNA segment encodes these proteins:
- a CDS encoding helix-turn-helix transcriptional regulator, whose protein sequence is MRRSRTPAPTPVPFSPQAARAHRAGLGLTPDQVAAGMAAHGVRLLPTHVLGWEGGVIRPTEEEFIALARALWCPAVQLMGVRPDSLRDFRVARELSQEQTARQLGLGLTSYQAAELSGRWKGDEAQTLALAQVLGLTLRDVIRVTGVAEELDQRLRQCVDGRWQAQLKAVGRLVPAPRDTLAGVLAALQGEYQVNSYWGSSTPDDQQPPAEPLEQRFWTLLAAAGTDIPV, encoded by the coding sequence ATGCGACGCAGCAGAACGCCGGCCCCCACCCCGGTCCCCTTCTCCCCCCAGGCAGCCCGAGCCCACCGCGCCGGGCTCGGCCTCACCCCCGACCAGGTCGCGGCGGGGATGGCCGCGCACGGCGTCCGCCTGCTGCCGACCCATGTGCTGGGCTGGGAGGGCGGCGTGATCCGGCCGACCGAGGAGGAGTTCATCGCGCTGGCCCGCGCGCTCTGGTGCCCGGCGGTCCAGCTGATGGGGGTGCGCCCGGACAGCCTGCGCGACTTCCGGGTGGCCCGCGAGCTCAGCCAGGAGCAGACGGCCCGCCAGCTCGGCCTCGGGCTGACGTCGTACCAGGCGGCCGAGCTCAGCGGCCGCTGGAAGGGGGACGAGGCGCAGACCCTGGCGCTGGCCCAGGTGCTGGGGCTGACGCTGCGCGACGTGATCCGGGTGACGGGGGTCGCCGAGGAACTGGACCAGCGGCTGCGCCAGTGCGTGGACGGCCGCTGGCAGGCCCAGCTGAAGGCGGTGGGACGCCTGGTCCCGGCCCCGCGCGACACGCTCGCCGGGGTGCTGGCCGCGCTGCAGGGCGAGTACCAGGTCAACTCCTACTGGGGCTCCAGCACCCCGGACGACCAGCAGCCGCCGGCCGAACCGCTGGAGCAGCGCTTCTGGACCCTGCTCGCCGCCGCCGGCACCGACATCCCCGTCTAG
- a CDS encoding cobyric acid synthase — MSNALLVAGTTSDAGKSVVTAGICRWLVRQGVRVAPFKAQNMSLNSMVTADGAEIGRAQVMQAAAARVEPEAAMNPVLLKPGADGRSQVVLLGRPVAEVGALDYRERKPYLLERSLECLADLRQRFDVVVCEGAGSPAEINLRDRDIANMGLARAADLPVVVVGDIDRGGVFAAMFGTLALLSAEDQRLVAGWLVNKFRGDARLLKPGLDMLQELTGRPVLGTLPMLKGLWLDAEDSLDLSTVVDRDDVAGPYGADVLRVAVLRFPRLSNFTDLDALAQEPGVLVRWATRPEELADADLVVLPGTRATVADLAWLRERGLERALRERAAAGQPVLGVCGGYQMLAHEIVDEVESKAGAVGGLGLLPTRVVFGVEKVLGRPVGEAFGERVEGYEIHHGVVTVEGGAPFLDGCREGAVWGTTWHGALENDGFRRALLREVAALARRRFVPAPDTSFAAAREARLDRLGDLIEEHADTDALWRLIEGGAGDGLPFVPPGAPAVRAMEGDRL; from the coding sequence ATGAGCAACGCACTGCTGGTCGCGGGGACCACCTCGGACGCGGGCAAGAGCGTGGTGACCGCCGGGATCTGCCGTTGGCTGGTCCGGCAGGGGGTGAGGGTCGCCCCGTTCAAGGCGCAGAACATGTCGCTCAACTCGATGGTCACCGCCGACGGCGCGGAGATCGGCCGGGCGCAGGTGATGCAGGCCGCCGCCGCCCGGGTGGAGCCCGAGGCGGCGATGAACCCGGTGCTGCTCAAGCCGGGCGCGGACGGCCGCAGTCAGGTGGTGCTGCTAGGGCGGCCCGTCGCGGAAGTCGGCGCGCTCGACTACCGGGAGCGCAAACCCTATTTGCTGGAGCGTTCGCTGGAGTGCCTGGCGGACCTGCGCCAGCGCTTCGACGTGGTGGTCTGCGAAGGTGCCGGCTCCCCCGCCGAGATCAACCTGCGCGACCGCGACATCGCCAACATGGGCCTGGCCAGGGCCGCCGACCTGCCGGTCGTGGTGGTCGGCGACATCGACCGCGGCGGGGTCTTCGCCGCGATGTTCGGGACCCTGGCGCTGCTGAGCGCCGAGGACCAGCGGTTGGTGGCGGGCTGGCTGGTCAACAAGTTCCGCGGCGACGCCCGGCTGCTGAAGCCCGGCCTGGACATGCTGCAGGAGCTGACCGGCCGTCCGGTCCTCGGCACCCTGCCGATGCTGAAGGGCCTGTGGCTGGACGCCGAGGACTCGCTCGACCTCTCCACCGTGGTGGACCGCGACGACGTCGCCGGCCCGTACGGCGCCGACGTGCTGCGGGTCGCCGTGCTGCGGTTCCCGCGGCTGTCCAACTTCACCGACCTGGACGCGCTGGCCCAGGAGCCCGGGGTGCTGGTGCGCTGGGCGACCCGGCCCGAGGAGCTGGCCGACGCCGACCTCGTCGTGCTGCCCGGCACCCGGGCCACCGTCGCCGACCTGGCCTGGCTGCGCGAGCGCGGCCTGGAGCGGGCGCTGCGCGAGCGCGCGGCGGCCGGGCAGCCGGTGCTCGGGGTCTGCGGCGGCTACCAGATGCTGGCGCACGAGATCGTGGACGAGGTCGAGTCGAAGGCCGGCGCGGTCGGCGGGCTCGGCCTGCTGCCGACCCGGGTGGTGTTCGGCGTCGAGAAGGTGCTCGGCCGACCGGTCGGCGAGGCCTTCGGCGAGCGGGTCGAGGGGTACGAGATCCACCACGGGGTGGTGACGGTGGAGGGCGGCGCACCGTTCTTGGACGGCTGCCGGGAGGGCGCGGTGTGGGGCACCACCTGGCACGGCGCGCTGGAGAACGACGGCTTCCGCCGGGCTCTGCTGCGCGAGGTGGCGGCGCTGGCCCGGCGGCGGTTCGTGCCGGCCCCGGACACCTCGTTCGCCGCCGCGCGCGAGGCCCGGCTGGACCGGCTGGGAGATCTGATCGAGGAGCACGCGGACACCGATGCCCTGTGGCGGCTGATCGAGGGCGGCGCCGGCGACGGCCTGCCGTTCGTGCCGCCGGGGGCACCGGCCGTCCGCGCTATGGAAGGTGACCGCTTGTGA
- a CDS encoding cobalamin biosynthesis protein, which translates to MSAARRTLPYAVGAVAGYAADVALGDPRRGHPVAGFGQAAGRAERTLWRDHRGAGALHTALCVGAVAAGAVAADRLAGRARALTAAAATWTVLGGTSLTREARTIGGALRAGELTAARERLPHLCGRDPSSLDEAQIARAVVESVAENTADAVVNALVWGALAGTPGLLAFRAVNTLDAMVGHRSERYRRFGWAAARLDDVAGWPGARLTALLTVAAAPSPRTAWQVWRRDGSAHPSPNAGQAESAFAGALGVRLGGTLRYGSRVEERPVLGGELRAVAVDDIERACVLSRRVGLLALGVTVAGRFAVSALRRGRI; encoded by the coding sequence ATGTCGGCTGCCCGCCGCACGCTCCCGTACGCCGTCGGCGCGGTGGCCGGATATGCCGCCGACGTCGCGCTCGGCGATCCCCGGCGGGGCCACCCGGTAGCGGGTTTCGGCCAGGCGGCCGGCCGGGCCGAACGGACGCTCTGGCGTGACCACCGCGGCGCGGGCGCCCTGCACACCGCGCTCTGCGTGGGCGCCGTCGCGGCCGGCGCGGTGGCGGCGGATCGGCTCGCGGGCCGGGCCCGGGCGCTGACGGCCGCCGCGGCCACCTGGACGGTGCTCGGCGGCACCTCGCTCACCCGGGAGGCGCGCACCATCGGCGGCGCGCTGCGGGCAGGCGAGCTGACGGCCGCTCGGGAGCGGCTGCCGCACCTCTGCGGGCGTGATCCAAGCAGCCTGGACGAGGCGCAGATCGCCCGCGCGGTGGTCGAGTCGGTGGCCGAGAACACCGCGGACGCGGTGGTCAACGCGCTGGTCTGGGGCGCCCTGGCGGGCACCCCCGGGCTGCTGGCCTTTCGCGCCGTCAACACGCTGGACGCGATGGTGGGTCACCGCTCGGAGCGCTACCGGCGGTTCGGCTGGGCCGCGGCGCGGCTGGACGACGTGGCCGGCTGGCCGGGCGCCCGGCTGACCGCGCTGCTCACGGTGGCCGCCGCGCCCTCGCCGCGGACCGCCTGGCAGGTCTGGCGGCGGGACGGCTCGGCACACCCGAGCCCGAACGCCGGGCAGGCCGAGTCGGCGTTCGCGGGCGCGCTGGGCGTCCGGCTGGGCGGCACCCTGCGGTACGGCTCCCGGGTGGAGGAGCGGCCGGTGCTCGGCGGCGAGCTGCGGGCGGTGGCCGTGGACGACATCGAGCGGGCCTGCGTGCTGTCGCGCCGGGTCGGGCTGCTGGCGCTGGGGGTGACGGTGGCCGGACGGTTCGCCGTGTCGGCACTGCGGAGGGGACGGATATGA